In Halobaculum limi, one DNA window encodes the following:
- a CDS encoding CDC48 family AAA ATPase has translation MVRELRVAGLAPHDAGRGIARVGTSVLTELGIEPGDTLQITGRRRTVAKAMPAYEGDPDGILRIDGNVRSNAGVAIDDFAEVDTVEATPAESITVALPQYVILRGAEQFLARYMTDRPVVRGDVVHLRLLGQPFVFLVTKTSPAGPVIVTGETELTIRERPISEDDLQGERAGIPDVTYEDIGGLDRELDRVREIIELPLRHPELFRRLGIAPPKGVLLYGPPGTGKTLIAKAVANEVNAEFYAISGPEIMSKYYGESEQHLREIFDEAARNTPAIVFIDEIDSIAPSRDEVTGEVERRVVAQLLSLMDGLEERGDVIVIAATNRPDAIDTALRRGGRFDREIEIGPPDRDGRLEILTVHTRGMPLASAVDLDDVADRTYGFVGADLEGLAKEAAMTALRRAQVDLDIDLDAETVSPDILEQIEITVDDFEAALQEVQPSAMREVFVEVPNVTYDDVGGLESVREELVRAVEWPLRYPQLFETLHTEAPKGILLYGPPGTGKTLLARAIANESGVNFMSVKGPELLDKFVGESEKAVREVFRRARQNAPTIVFFDELDALAPERGGTMDSRVTERVVSQLLTELDGIEDLRNVLIIGATNRPDIVDRALLRPGRLEKILYVPTPDRDARLAIFGVHTAGVPLEDDVDLAELADRSERYTGSDIEAIVREASLLAMETAIEDVPADSSPTALDEWAATVRVSADDFDRAIEKVTPSVTAEMQQFYDDLAQELGGTIDLDVDSSELGFQ, from the coding sequence ATGGTACGTGAACTTCGTGTCGCTGGATTAGCTCCGCACGATGCGGGACGTGGGATCGCACGAGTTGGAACGAGTGTTCTGACCGAACTTGGAATTGAACCGGGAGACACCCTCCAAATCACGGGTCGGCGACGAACCGTCGCGAAGGCGATGCCGGCGTACGAGGGTGACCCAGATGGGATCCTCCGGATAGACGGGAACGTCCGGTCGAACGCCGGAGTTGCGATCGACGACTTCGCGGAGGTCGACACTGTAGAAGCAACACCGGCGGAATCGATCACCGTCGCGCTTCCACAGTATGTCATTCTCCGTGGCGCAGAGCAGTTCCTCGCCCGGTATATGACCGACCGCCCTGTCGTCCGGGGAGACGTAGTCCATCTCCGCTTGCTCGGCCAACCGTTCGTGTTCCTTGTCACGAAGACATCGCCCGCTGGACCCGTTATTGTCACCGGTGAGACGGAGCTGACGATTCGCGAGCGCCCGATCAGCGAGGACGACCTCCAGGGCGAACGCGCCGGGATTCCGGACGTCACCTACGAAGATATCGGCGGACTCGACCGCGAACTCGACCGCGTGAGAGAGATCATCGAACTTCCACTCCGACACCCCGAGTTGTTCCGCCGGCTCGGCATCGCCCCACCGAAGGGCGTGTTGTTGTACGGCCCACCGGGGACCGGCAAGACGTTGATCGCGAAGGCCGTCGCCAACGAAGTCAACGCGGAGTTCTACGCGATCTCGGGCCCGGAAATTATGTCCAAGTACTACGGCGAAAGCGAGCAGCATCTCCGTGAGATATTCGATGAAGCCGCACGCAACACGCCGGCAATCGTCTTCATCGACGAAATCGATTCTATCGCGCCAAGTCGCGACGAAGTCACCGGAGAGGTCGAACGGCGTGTGGTCGCCCAACTACTCTCGTTGATGGACGGCCTCGAAGAGCGTGGCGACGTGATCGTGATCGCTGCGACGAACCGACCGGATGCGATCGACACGGCGTTACGTCGGGGCGGCCGCTTCGACCGCGAGATCGAGATCGGCCCGCCGGACCGTGATGGCCGGTTGGAGATCCTGACCGTCCACACCCGTGGGATGCCGTTGGCGTCAGCCGTCGATCTCGACGATGTCGCCGATCGAACGTACGGGTTCGTCGGCGCAGACTTGGAGGGACTCGCCAAAGAGGCGGCGATGACCGCGCTCCGGCGGGCGCAAGTCGACTTGGACATCGACTTAGATGCAGAGACCGTCTCGCCGGACATTCTCGAACAGATCGAGATCACGGTCGATGACTTCGAAGCCGCGCTCCAAGAGGTGCAACCAAGTGCGATGCGGGAGGTGTTCGTCGAGGTGCCCAACGTGACGTACGACGACGTCGGGGGCCTCGAATCCGTCCGTGAAGAACTCGTTCGTGCGGTCGAGTGGCCCCTCCGCTACCCACAACTGTTCGAGACCCTCCACACAGAGGCGCCGAAAGGCATCCTCCTGTACGGGCCCCCAGGGACGGGCAAGACGCTGTTGGCGCGGGCGATCGCAAATGAGAGCGGCGTGAACTTCATGTCGGTGAAAGGCCCGGAACTGCTCGACAAGTTCGTCGGTGAGTCGGAGAAGGCAGTCAGAGAGGTGTTTCGACGGGCTCGACAGAACGCCCCGACGATCGTGTTCTTCGACGAACTCGACGCGCTCGCGCCCGAACGCGGCGGGACGATGGACTCACGCGTGACCGAGCGGGTCGTCTCCCAACTACTGACGGAGTTAGACGGGATCGAGGATCTCCGAAACGTGTTGATCATCGGGGCGACGAATCGGCCAGACATCGTCGACCGAGCGCTCTTGCGTCCGGGCCGCTTGGAGAAGATCCTCTACGTCCCAACGCCGGACAGGGACGCTCGACTCGCGATCTTTGGCGTTCACACTGCAGGCGTTCCGTTAGAAGATGACGTCGACCTCGCGGAGTTGGCAGACCGGAGCGAGCGGTACACCGGCAGCGACATCGAGGCGATCGTTCGCGAAGCGAGCCTGTTGGCGATGGAGACCGCGATCGAGGACGTTCCCGCAGATTCCTCACCCACAGCACTCGACGAGTGGGCAGCGACGGTCCGCGTTTCAGCCGACGACTTCGACAGAGCGATCGAGAAAGTGACGCCGTCCGTGACAGCGGAGATGCAGCAGTTCTACGATGACCTTGCGCAGGAGTTGGGTGGAACGATAGACCTCGATGTCGACAGTTCGGAGTTGGGATTCCAGTGA